In Streptomyces longhuiensis, the following proteins share a genomic window:
- a CDS encoding ABC transporter permease, whose translation MSVAGTYTPKPGAAPLSRMIGAQAVLETKMLLRNGEQLLLTVVIPTLLLVLFSAVDIVDTGDGKAVDFLAPGILALAVMSTAFTGQAIATGFERRYGVLKLLASSPLPRWALMTAKTLSVLVTEVLQVILVTVIAFALGWSPHGNPPAVLLLLVLGTAAFSGLGLLMAGTLKAEATLAAANLVFLLLLVGGGVIVPLDRFPDAARSVLGLLPISALSDGLRDVLQHGAAMPWGDLGILAVWAVLGLGAAARFFRWE comes from the coding sequence ATGAGTGTCGCCGGTACGTACACGCCGAAGCCGGGGGCCGCTCCGCTGTCCCGCATGATCGGCGCGCAGGCCGTCCTCGAGACGAAGATGCTCCTGCGCAACGGTGAGCAGCTGCTGCTCACCGTCGTCATCCCCACCCTGCTGCTCGTCCTGTTCAGCGCGGTCGACATCGTCGACACGGGCGACGGGAAGGCCGTGGACTTCCTGGCCCCGGGCATCCTCGCGCTCGCCGTGATGTCGACCGCGTTCACCGGCCAGGCCATCGCGACGGGCTTCGAGCGCCGCTACGGCGTGCTCAAGCTGCTCGCGTCCTCGCCGCTGCCGCGCTGGGCCCTGATGACCGCGAAGACGCTGTCCGTACTGGTCACCGAAGTCCTCCAGGTGATCCTCGTGACGGTGATCGCCTTCGCGCTCGGCTGGTCCCCGCACGGCAACCCGCCGGCGGTACTCCTTCTGCTCGTCCTCGGCACGGCCGCGTTCTCCGGGCTCGGCCTGCTGATGGCGGGCACGCTCAAGGCGGAGGCGACGCTGGCCGCCGCGAACCTGGTCTTCCTGCTCCTGCTCGTCGGCGGCGGCGTCATCGTGCCGCTCGACAGGTTCCCGGACGCGGCCCGGTCCGTCCTCGGCCTGCTGCCGATCTCGGCGCTCTCCGACGGGCTGCGGGACGTCCTCCAGCACGGCGCGGCGATGCCGTGGGGCGACCTCGGGATCCTCGCGGTCTGGGCGGTCCTCGGCCTGGGCGCCGCGGCGCGTTTCTTCCGCTGGGAGTAG
- a CDS encoding COX15/CtaA family protein yields MGPVPNVTPADAAQAVRNPLAFIAERWTPAQRTVRRAALSAVVMTVVIVVTGGAVRLTGSGLGCPTWPKCTDQSLTATSEMGFHGAIEFGNRMLTYVLCAAVGWAIIAARSQKPWRRGLTRLGWAQFWLVMGNAVLGGIVVLVGLNPYTVAAHFLLSTALIAVATVMWQRTREGDAEPRPLVGKAVRQLVWILTAATVALIMVGTVVTGSGPHAGDSSDVARMPLDWETISKAHAVLAWIVVTLTFALWFVLKAVDAPKGPLHRTRDLFLVLLAQGVIGYVQYFTDLPEVLVGLHMLGSALVWIAVLRVLLSLRERPLGTAEVPAQADPALSSV; encoded by the coding sequence ATGGGCCCCGTGCCAAACGTGACCCCGGCCGACGCCGCCCAAGCCGTGCGCAACCCGCTCGCCTTCATCGCCGAACGCTGGACCCCCGCTCAGCGGACGGTCCGGCGCGCCGCGCTCTCCGCCGTCGTCATGACGGTGGTCATCGTGGTCACCGGCGGCGCGGTGCGCCTGACCGGCTCGGGCCTCGGCTGCCCGACGTGGCCCAAGTGCACCGACCAGTCCCTCACCGCGACGAGCGAGATGGGCTTCCACGGAGCCATCGAGTTCGGCAACCGCATGCTGACGTACGTCCTGTGCGCCGCGGTCGGCTGGGCGATCATCGCCGCCCGTTCGCAGAAGCCGTGGCGGCGCGGCCTGACCCGGCTCGGCTGGGCCCAGTTCTGGCTCGTCATGGGCAACGCCGTCCTCGGCGGCATCGTCGTCCTCGTCGGCCTCAACCCGTACACGGTCGCGGCCCACTTCCTGCTGTCCACCGCGCTGATCGCGGTCGCCACGGTGATGTGGCAGCGCACCCGTGAGGGTGACGCCGAGCCGCGTCCCCTCGTCGGCAAGGCGGTACGGCAGCTCGTCTGGATCCTGACGGCGGCCACGGTGGCGCTGATCATGGTCGGCACGGTGGTGACGGGCTCGGGCCCCCACGCGGGCGACTCCAGCGACGTGGCGCGCATGCCGCTCGACTGGGAGACCATCAGCAAGGCGCACGCGGTCCTGGCCTGGATCGTGGTGACGCTGACGTTCGCCCTGTGGTTCGTCCTCAAGGCGGTCGACGCCCCCAAGGGCCCCCTGCACCGCACCCGCGACCTGTTCCTCGTACTGCTCGCGCAGGGCGTCATCGGCTACGTCCAGTACTTCACCGACCTGCCCGAGGTCCTCGTCGGCCTGCACATGCTGGGCTCGGCCCTGGTGTGGATCGCGGTCCTGCGGGTCCTGCTGTCCCTGCGGGAGCGCCCGCTGGGCACGGCGGAGGTCCCGGCCCAGGCGGACCCGGCCCTCTCCAGCGTCTGA
- a CDS encoding amidohydrolase family protein: MIDTPSLVDQYCHGVLRTELGLGTFEAHLGRGGRPPAPGTTFFDTQTGFAVRRWCPPLLGLEPHCPPARYLARRRELGVVESGRRLLRGSGITTYLVDTGLPGDLTGPREMASAGDADAHEIVRLELLAEQVADTSGTVESFLANLAESVHAAAANAVAFTSVAGVRHGLALAPQPPGPGEVRGAAGRWLAARRVGGPLTDPVLLRHLLWIAVASGRPLQLHAGLGEPGLRLDRTDPVLLTDFARATAGLGTDLILLHGYPYHRHAAHLAGIFPHVYADLGPALARTGARAAAVLAEILELAPFGKLLFSSGAHGLPELHVVGARLFREALGRVLGGWVADGAWSLVDAQRVARMIGSVTAHRVYGLSGTGAARSG, encoded by the coding sequence ATGATCGACACGCCATCCCTCGTGGACCAGTACTGCCACGGGGTACTGCGCACGGAACTCGGCCTCGGCACGTTCGAGGCCCATCTCGGCCGGGGCGGCCGCCCGCCCGCGCCCGGCACCACCTTCTTCGACACCCAGACCGGCTTCGCCGTGCGCCGCTGGTGTCCGCCGCTCCTCGGCCTCGAGCCGCACTGCCCACCCGCCCGGTACCTCGCGCGCCGCCGCGAACTGGGCGTCGTGGAGTCGGGCCGCAGACTGCTGCGGGGCAGCGGCATCACCACGTACCTGGTCGACACGGGACTGCCGGGCGACCTCACCGGTCCGCGCGAGATGGCCTCGGCCGGCGACGCGGACGCGCACGAGATCGTCCGCCTCGAACTCCTCGCCGAGCAGGTCGCCGACACCTCGGGCACCGTCGAGTCGTTCCTCGCCAACCTCGCCGAGTCCGTGCACGCCGCCGCCGCGAACGCCGTCGCGTTCACCTCGGTGGCGGGCGTACGGCACGGCCTCGCGCTCGCGCCGCAGCCGCCGGGACCGGGTGAGGTAAGGGGAGCCGCCGGGCGCTGGCTCGCCGCCCGCCGCGTCGGCGGACCCCTCACCGACCCCGTGCTCCTGCGCCACCTCCTGTGGATCGCGGTGGCCTCGGGCCGGCCGCTGCAACTCCACGCGGGCCTCGGCGAACCCGGCCTGCGCCTCGACCGCACCGACCCGGTCCTGCTCACCGACTTCGCCCGCGCCACGGCGGGACTCGGCACGGACCTGATCCTGCTGCACGGCTATCCGTACCACCGGCACGCGGCGCACCTCGCCGGCATCTTCCCGCACGTGTACGCGGACCTCGGCCCGGCGCTCGCCCGTACGGGGGCGCGCGCGGCGGCCGTACTCGCGGAGATCCTCGAACTCGCCCCGTTCGGCAAGCTGCTGTTCTCCAGTGGCGCGCACGGCCTGCCGGAGCTGCATGTGGTGGGGGCGCGGCTGTTCCGCGAGGCGCTCGGGCGGGTGCTCGGCGGCTGGGTCGCGGACGGCGCGTGGTCTCTCGTGGACGCGCAGCGGGTCGCCAGGATGATCGGCTCGGTGACGGCCCACCGGGTCTACGGCCTCAGCGGCACGGGCGCCGCGCGGAGCGGCTGA
- a CDS encoding heme o synthase, which produces MCVTAVESRPAGQLGTSISSSQRPLGARVKAFVALTKPRIIELLLITTVPVMFLAQQGVPDLKLVFLTCLGGYLSAGGANALNMYIDRDIDALMERTSQRPLVTGMVSPRECLSFGIALAVISTLLFGLTVNWLSAWLSLGALLFYVVVYTMILKRRTSQNIVWGGIAGCLPVLIGWSAVTNSMSWAPVILFLVMFFWTPPHYWPLSMKVKDDYARVGVPMLPVIASNKVVAKQIVIYSWVMVAVSLLLTPLGYTGWFYTAVALLAGGFWLWEAHGLQNRAKAEVAGAKLKEMRLFHWSITYVSILFVAVAVDPFLR; this is translated from the coding sequence GTGTGCGTGACGGCCGTCGAATCCCGTCCAGCGGGGCAACTCGGGACGAGCATCAGCTCGAGCCAACGGCCGCTCGGGGCCCGGGTCAAGGCATTCGTGGCGCTGACCAAGCCGCGGATCATCGAATTGCTGCTGATCACCACGGTTCCGGTCATGTTCCTCGCGCAGCAGGGTGTGCCCGACCTGAAGCTGGTGTTCCTCACCTGCCTCGGCGGCTACCTCTCCGCGGGCGGCGCCAACGCGCTGAACATGTACATCGACCGTGACATCGACGCGCTCATGGAGCGCACGTCGCAGCGTCCACTGGTCACCGGAATGGTCAGCCCCCGGGAGTGTCTCTCCTTCGGCATCGCCCTCGCGGTCATCTCCACGCTGCTGTTCGGGCTGACCGTCAACTGGCTGTCCGCCTGGCTCTCGCTCGGCGCGCTCCTCTTCTATGTGGTCGTCTACACGATGATCCTGAAGCGCCGCACCTCGCAGAACATCGTCTGGGGCGGCATCGCCGGCTGCCTGCCGGTCCTCATCGGCTGGTCCGCGGTCACGAACTCGATGTCGTGGGCCCCGGTCATCCTCTTCCTCGTCATGTTCTTCTGGACGCCGCCGCACTACTGGCCGCTGTCCATGAAGGTCAAGGACGACTACGCGCGCGTCGGCGTGCCGATGCTGCCCGTCATCGCCTCCAACAAGGTGGTCGCGAAGCAGATCGTCATCTACAGCTGGGTGATGGTCGCCGTCTCCCTGCTCCTGACGCCGCTCGGCTACACCGGCTGGTTCTACACCGCGGTCGCCCTGCTGGCCGGCGGGTTCTGGCTGTGGGAGGCCCACGGGCTGCAGAACCGCGCCAAGGCCGAGGTGGCGGGCGCGAAGCTCAAGGAGATGCGGCTGTTCCACTGGTCGATCACGTACGTCTCGATCCTCTTCGTGGCGGTCGCGGTGGACCCCTTCCTGCGCTGA
- the tkt gene encoding transketolase encodes MSTKPTTTDLQWTELDQRAVDTARVLAADAVQKVGNGHPGTAMSLAPAAYTLFQKVMRHDPADADWVGRDRFVLSAGHSSLTLYIQLYLAGFGLQLDDLKAFRTWGSKTPGHPEYGHTTGVETTTGPLGQGVANAVGMAMAARFERGLFDPEAAPGTSPFDHHIFAIAGDGCLQEGISAEASSMAGHQKLGSLVLLWDDNHISIEGDTETAVSEDTMKRYEAYGWHVQRVEPKENGDLDPEALFAAIEAAKAETERPSFIAMRSIIAWPAPNAQNTEAAHGSALGDDEVAATKRVLGFDPEKSFEVADEVIAHTREALDRGREAKAEWEKSYAAWRTANPQRAAEYDRIEATDLPEGWESHLPTFETGKGVATRAASGKVLQALGPVIPELWGGSADLAGSNNTTIDKTSSFLPADNPLPEADPYGRTIHFGIREHSMAAEMNGIALHGNTRIYGGTFLVFSDYMRNSVRLSALMHLPVTYVWTHDSIGLGEDGPTHQPVEHLAALRAIPGLNVVRPADANETVIAWREILKRYTKVFGKGAPHGLVLTRQGVPTYEANEDAAKGGYVLLDAEGGPAQVILIGTGSEVQLAVEARERLQAEGIPTRVVSMPSVEWFDEQDQEYKDSVLSPSVKARVAVEAGIGLTWHRFVGDAGRIVSLEHFGASADGKVLFREFGFTGDAVAAAARESLAAAQR; translated from the coding sequence GTGAGCACCAAGCCGACCACCACAGACCTCCAGTGGACCGAGTTGGACCAGCGGGCGGTTGACACCGCTCGTGTCCTGGCCGCGGACGCCGTACAGAAGGTCGGTAACGGCCATCCGGGTACGGCGATGAGCCTGGCACCGGCCGCGTACACCCTCTTTCAGAAGGTGATGCGGCACGACCCGGCGGACGCCGACTGGGTCGGGCGCGACCGGTTCGTGCTGTCCGCGGGACACTCGTCCCTGACCCTCTACATCCAGCTGTACCTGGCCGGTTTCGGCCTCCAGCTCGATGACCTGAAGGCGTTCCGCACCTGGGGCAGCAAGACCCCGGGACACCCGGAGTACGGGCACACCACGGGCGTGGAGACGACGACCGGGCCGCTCGGCCAGGGTGTCGCCAACGCCGTGGGCATGGCGATGGCCGCCCGTTTCGAGCGCGGACTGTTCGACCCGGAGGCGGCCCCCGGCACCTCCCCGTTCGACCACCACATCTTCGCGATCGCCGGCGACGGCTGCCTCCAGGAGGGCATCTCCGCCGAGGCGTCCTCGATGGCCGGGCACCAGAAGCTCGGCAGCCTCGTCCTGCTCTGGGACGACAACCACATCTCGATCGAGGGTGACACGGAGACCGCGGTCTCCGAGGACACCATGAAGCGGTACGAGGCCTACGGCTGGCACGTGCAGCGCGTGGAGCCGAAGGAGAACGGCGACCTCGACCCCGAGGCCCTGTTCGCCGCGATCGAGGCCGCGAAGGCCGAGACGGAGCGTCCGTCCTTCATCGCGATGCGCTCGATCATCGCCTGGCCCGCGCCGAACGCGCAGAACACCGAGGCCGCGCACGGCTCGGCGCTCGGCGACGACGAGGTCGCGGCCACCAAGCGCGTGCTCGGCTTCGATCCGGAGAAGTCGTTCGAGGTCGCCGACGAGGTCATCGCACACACGCGTGAGGCCCTGGACCGCGGTCGCGAGGCGAAGGCCGAGTGGGAGAAGTCGTACGCCGCCTGGCGCACGGCCAACCCGCAGCGCGCCGCCGAGTACGACCGCATCGAGGCGACCGACCTGCCCGAGGGCTGGGAGTCGCACCTGCCGACCTTCGAGACCGGCAAGGGTGTCGCCACCCGCGCCGCGTCCGGCAAGGTCCTCCAGGCTCTCGGCCCGGTCATCCCCGAACTGTGGGGCGGCTCGGCCGACCTGGCGGGTTCGAACAACACGACGATCGACAAGACGTCGTCGTTCCTCCCGGCGGACAACCCGCTGCCGGAGGCCGACCCGTACGGCCGCACGATCCACTTCGGCATCCGCGAGCACTCGATGGCCGCCGAGATGAACGGCATCGCGCTGCACGGCAATACCCGCATCTACGGCGGCACCTTCCTGGTGTTCTCCGACTACATGCGCAACTCGGTCCGTCTGTCGGCCCTGATGCACCTGCCGGTCACGTACGTGTGGACGCACGACTCGATCGGTCTGGGCGAGGACGGTCCGACGCACCAGCCGGTCGAGCACCTGGCGGCGCTGCGCGCGATCCCCGGTCTGAACGTCGTCCGCCCCGCGGACGCCAACGAGACCGTGATCGCCTGGCGCGAGATCCTCAAGCGGTACACGAAGGTGTTCGGCAAGGGCGCTCCGCACGGCCTCGTGCTGACCCGTCAGGGCGTGCCGACGTACGAGGCGAACGAGGACGCGGCCAAGGGTGGTTACGTCCTGCTCGACGCCGAGGGCGGCCCGGCGCAGGTGATCCTCATCGGTACCGGTTCCGAGGTGCAGCTCGCCGTCGAGGCGCGTGAGCGGCTTCAGGCCGAGGGCATCCCGACGCGGGTCGTGTCCATGCCGTCGGTGGAGTGGTTCGACGAGCAGGACCAGGAGTACAAGGACTCGGTCCTGTCGCCGTCGGTCAAGGCGCGCGTGGCGGTCGAGGCCGGTATCGGTCTGACGTGGCACCGCTTCGTCGGTGACGCCGGTCGGATTGTCTCGCTGGAGCACTTCGGTGCTTCCGCCGACGGCAAGGTCCTCTTCCGGGAGTTCGGCTTCACCGGTGACGCCGTGGCCGCGGCCGCCCGGGAATCCCTCGCCGCAGCCCAGCGCTGA
- the tal gene encoding transaldolase encodes MTDALKRLSEEGVAIWLDDLSRKRITSGNLAELIDQQHVVGVTTNPSIFQKAISHGDGYEQQLADLATRKVTVDEAIRMITTADVRDAADILRPVFDATEGQDGRVSIEVDPRLAHNTAATVAEAKQLAWLVDRPNTLIKIPATKAGLPAITEVIGKGISVNVTLIFSLARYREVMDAYLAGLEKAKAAGLDLSKIHSVASFFVSRVDSEIDKRLDALGTDEAKALKGKAALANARLAYEAFEEVFSSDRWAALDKAQANKQRPLWASTGVKDPAYKDTLYVVDLVAPGTVNTMPEATLDATADHGEITGNTIAGTYDQSRTEIAAVEKLGISYDDVVQVLEDEGVDKFEASWNDLLKSTEAELQRLAPSEG; translated from the coding sequence ATGACAGACGCACTGAAGCGCCTCTCCGAAGAGGGCGTCGCGATCTGGCTGGACGACCTGTCGCGAAAGCGGATCACCTCCGGCAACCTTGCCGAGCTGATCGACCAGCAGCACGTCGTGGGCGTCACGACCAACCCGTCGATCTTCCAGAAGGCGATCTCGCACGGTGACGGTTACGAGCAGCAGCTCGCCGACCTCGCCACCCGCAAGGTCACCGTCGACGAGGCCATCCGCATGATCACGACGGCGGACGTCCGTGACGCCGCCGACATCCTGCGTCCGGTCTTCGACGCGACCGAGGGCCAGGACGGCCGCGTGTCGATCGAGGTCGACCCGCGTCTTGCCCACAACACGGCGGCCACCGTCGCCGAGGCCAAGCAGCTGGCCTGGCTGGTGGACCGTCCCAACACGCTCATCAAGATCCCGGCGACGAAGGCGGGCCTGCCCGCGATCACCGAGGTCATCGGCAAGGGCATCAGCGTGAACGTGACGCTGATCTTCTCGCTGGCGCGCTACCGCGAGGTCATGGACGCGTACCTGGCGGGTCTGGAGAAGGCGAAGGCCGCGGGCCTGGACCTCTCCAAGATCCACTCGGTGGCGTCCTTCTTCGTGTCCCGTGTGGACTCGGAGATCGACAAGCGCCTGGACGCCCTCGGTACCGACGAGGCCAAGGCGCTCAAGGGCAAGGCCGCGCTGGCCAACGCCCGTCTCGCCTACGAGGCGTTCGAGGAGGTCTTCTCCTCCGACCGCTGGGCCGCGCTCGACAAGGCGCAGGCCAACAAGCAGCGCCCCCTGTGGGCGTCGACCGGCGTGAAGGACCCGGCGTACAAGGACACCCTGTACGTCGTGGACCTGGTCGCGCCCGGCACCGTCAACACCATGCCGGAGGCCACGCTCGACGCGACCGCCGACCACGGTGAGATCACCGGCAACACGATCGCCGGGACGTACGACCAGTCCCGCACGGAGATCGCGGCTGTCGAGAAGCTCGGCATCTCGTACGACGACGTCGTGCAGGTGCTCGAGGACGAGGGCGTCGACAAGTTCGAGGCGTCCTGGAACGACCTGCTCAAGTCGACCGAGGCGGAGCTCCAGCGCCTCGCCCCTTCGGAGGGCTGA
- the zwf gene encoding glucose-6-phosphate dehydrogenase — translation MTPVHGANPLRDAADRRLPRIAGPSGLVIFGVTGDLSRKKLMPAVYDLANRGLLPPGFSLIGFARREWEDEDFAQEVHDAVKEHARTPFREEVWQQLVQGMRFVQGNFDDDDAFERLKSTMQELDKAQGTGGNFAFYLSVPPKFFPQVVQQLKKHGLADAPEGSWRRAVIEKPFGHDLESAKELNAIVHEVFAPDQVFRIDHYLGKETVQNILALRFANTLFEPIWNRSYVDHVQITMAEDIGIGGRAGYYDGIGAARDVIQNHLLQLMALTAMEEPASFDADALVAEKAKVLGAVRLPKELGEHTVRGQYAAGWQGGEKAVGYLQEDGIDPKSKTDTYAAIKLSVDNRRWAGVPFYLRTGKRLGRRVTEIAVVFQRAPHSPFDHTATEELGQNAIVIRVQPDEGITVRFGSKVPGTSMEIRDVSMDFAYGESFTESSPEAYERLILDVLLGDSNLFPRTEEVELSWNILDPIEKYWDKHGKPAQYASGTWGPAEADEMLARDGRSWRRP, via the coding sequence TTGACCCCTGTTCATGGAGCGAACCCGCTCCGTGACGCCGCAGACCGACGGCTCCCGCGTATCGCGGGGCCGTCGGGCCTGGTCATCTTCGGTGTCACGGGCGATTTGTCCCGTAAAAAGCTGATGCCCGCCGTTTATGACCTCGCCAACCGAGGTCTGCTGCCGCCGGGCTTCTCACTGATCGGCTTCGCCCGACGCGAATGGGAGGACGAGGACTTCGCGCAGGAGGTGCACGACGCGGTCAAGGAACACGCGCGTACGCCGTTCCGCGAGGAGGTCTGGCAGCAGCTCGTCCAGGGCATGCGCTTCGTCCAGGGCAACTTCGACGACGACGACGCCTTCGAGCGCCTGAAGTCGACGATGCAGGAGCTCGACAAGGCGCAGGGGACGGGCGGCAACTTCGCCTTCTACCTCTCCGTGCCCCCCAAGTTCTTCCCGCAGGTCGTGCAGCAGCTGAAGAAGCACGGCCTCGCGGACGCGCCCGAGGGTTCGTGGCGCCGCGCGGTCATCGAGAAGCCGTTCGGCCACGACCTCGAGTCGGCCAAGGAACTGAACGCGATCGTGCACGAGGTGTTCGCCCCGGACCAGGTGTTCCGGATCGACCACTACCTCGGCAAGGAGACCGTCCAGAACATTCTGGCCCTGCGCTTCGCCAACACCCTCTTCGAGCCGATCTGGAACCGGTCGTACGTCGACCACGTGCAGATCACGATGGCCGAGGACATCGGCATCGGCGGCCGCGCCGGCTACTACGACGGCATCGGCGCAGCCCGTGACGTCATCCAGAACCACCTCCTCCAGCTCATGGCCCTCACCGCCATGGAGGAACCCGCCTCCTTCGACGCGGACGCGCTCGTCGCCGAGAAGGCCAAGGTCCTCGGCGCGGTCCGGCTGCCCAAGGAGCTCGGTGAGCACACGGTCCGCGGCCAGTACGCGGCCGGGTGGCAGGGCGGCGAGAAGGCCGTCGGTTACCTCCAGGAAGACGGCATCGACCCCAAGTCGAAGACCGACACCTACGCGGCCATCAAGCTGTCGGTCGACAACCGCCGCTGGGCGGGCGTCCCCTTCTACCTGCGCACCGGCAAGCGCCTCGGCCGCCGCGTCACCGAGATCGCCGTCGTCTTCCAGCGCGCGCCCCACTCCCCCTTCGACCACACGGCGACGGAGGAACTCGGCCAGAACGCGATCGTCATCCGCGTCCAGCCGGACGAGGGCATCACGGTCCGCTTCGGCTCCAAGGTGCCCGGCACCTCCATGGAGATCCGGGACGTGTCGATGGACTTCGCGTACGGCGAGTCGTTCACGGAGTCGAGCCCGGAGGCGTACGAGCGGCTGATCCTGGACGTCCTGCTCGGCGACTCGAACCTCTTCCCGCGCACGGAGGAGGTCGAGCTGTCCTGGAACATCCTCGACCCGATCGAGAAGTACTGGGACAAGCACGGCAAGCCGGCCCAGTACGCGTCCGGCACGTGGGGGCCCGCCGAGGCGGACGAGATGCTCGCACGAGACGGACGGAGCTGGCGCCGGCCATGA
- the opcA gene encoding glucose-6-phosphate dehydrogenase assembly protein OpcA has translation MKIDLTDTTSSKINKALMTGRRSIGTPAVGMVLTLVIVTDEENAYDALKAANEASREHPSRTLVVIKRVSRSPRDRTTSRLDAEVRVGAEAGTGETVVLRLYGEVINHAQSVVLPLLLPDAPVVAWWPVNAPLDPAKDPLGALAQRRVTDTYAAEQPNDELEARAGAYTPGDTDLSWTRITPWRSMLAAALDQVTCKVNSVEVEGEEFNPSCELLAMWLAGRLDVPVKRSLSSGPGLTAVRMQTDCGAIVLDRPDGSLATLSIQGQPDRAVALKRRETSELIAEELRRLDPDDTYAAALKFGVDRLGDPADPAAADGQKPAADAAAPATASAPAKKAAAKQTAAKKAPAKSAAKKSASKAAAK, from the coding sequence ATGAAGATCGACCTCACGGACACCACGTCCAGCAAGATCAACAAGGCGCTCATGACGGGCCGCCGCTCCATCGGCACCCCCGCCGTCGGCATGGTGCTCACCCTCGTCATCGTGACCGACGAGGAGAACGCCTACGACGCGCTGAAGGCCGCCAACGAGGCGTCCCGCGAGCACCCCTCGCGGACCCTCGTGGTCATCAAGCGCGTCTCCCGTTCGCCGCGCGACCGCACCACGTCGAGGCTCGACGCCGAGGTGCGGGTCGGCGCGGAGGCGGGGACCGGCGAGACGGTCGTCCTGCGGCTGTACGGCGAGGTCATCAACCACGCCCAGTCGGTCGTCCTGCCACTGCTCCTGCCGGACGCCCCGGTCGTGGCCTGGTGGCCGGTGAACGCGCCGCTCGACCCGGCCAAGGACCCGCTGGGCGCGCTCGCCCAGCGCCGTGTGACGGACACGTACGCGGCGGAGCAGCCCAACGACGAGCTGGAGGCCCGCGCCGGTGCCTACACGCCCGGTGACACGGACCTGTCGTGGACACGGATCACGCCGTGGCGCTCCATGCTCGCCGCCGCTCTCGACCAGGTGACCTGCAAGGTCAACTCGGTGGAGGTGGAGGGCGAGGAGTTCAACCCGAGCTGCGAGCTGCTCGCCATGTGGCTCGCGGGTCGGCTCGACGTACCGGTCAAGCGGTCGCTGTCGTCGGGCCCCGGTCTGACGGCGGTGCGCATGCAGACGGACTGCGGCGCCATCGTGCTCGACCGCCCGGACGGTTCGCTGGCCACGCTGTCGATCCAGGGCCAGCCGGACCGCGCGGTGGCGCTCAAGCGCCGCGAGACGTCCGAGCTGATCGCGGAGGAGCTGCGCCGTCTCGACCCGGACGACACGTACGCGGCCGCGCTGAAGTTCGGCGTGGACCGGCTCGGTGACCCGGCGGACCCGGCGGCGGCGGACGGACAGAAGCCCGCGGCCGACGCGGCCGCACCGGCCACAGCTTCCGCTCCCGCGAAGAAGGCGGCGGCGAAGCAGACGGCGGCCAAGAAGGCGCCCGCCAAGTCCGCCGCCAAGAAGTCCGCCTCGAAGGCGGCCGCCAAGTGA
- the pgl gene encoding 6-phosphogluconolactonase codes for MSTAPQLVVHRDKELMAQAAAARLITKIVDAQAARGYASVVLTGGRNGNGLLAALSAAPARDAVDWTRLDLWWGDERFLPDGDPERNYTQAREALLDSVPLNPDRVHPMPASDGPYEVDAAAQVYAAELAAAAGPEDHGPVPTFDVLMLGVGPDTHVASLFPELPAVRETERTVVGVHGAPKPPPTRISLTLPAIRAAREVWLLAAGEDKAEAAAIALSGAGEIQAPAAGAYGRSRTLWLLDSAAASQLPPELYPPHVA; via the coding sequence ATGAGCACGGCACCCCAGTTGGTGGTGCACCGCGACAAGGAGCTGATGGCGCAGGCCGCCGCGGCCCGGCTCATCACGAAGATCGTGGACGCCCAGGCCGCCCGCGGCTACGCGTCCGTCGTCCTGACGGGCGGGCGCAACGGCAACGGACTCCTGGCCGCCCTGTCCGCCGCTCCCGCCCGGGACGCGGTCGACTGGACGCGCCTCGACCTGTGGTGGGGCGACGAGCGGTTCCTGCCGGACGGCGACCCCGAGCGGAACTACACGCAGGCGCGCGAGGCGCTCCTCGACTCGGTGCCGCTGAACCCGGACCGGGTGCACCCGATGCCGGCTTCGGACGGCCCGTACGAGGTGGACGCCGCCGCGCAGGTGTACGCGGCCGAACTGGCCGCCGCGGCGGGGCCGGAGGACCACGGTCCGGTGCCGACGTTCGACGTCCTGATGCTGGGGGTCGGCCCGGACACGCATGTCGCGTCGCTCTTCCCCGAGCTGCCGGCGGTCCGGGAGACCGAGCGCACCGTCGTCGGTGTGCACGGCGCGCCCAAGCCGCCGCCCACCCGCATCTCGCTCACGCTCCCGGCGATCCGGGCCGCGCGTGAGGTGTGGCTGCTCGCGGCGGGCGAGGACAAGGCGGAGGCCGCGGCGATCGCGCTGTCCGGCGCGGGCGAGATCCAGGCGCCGGCCGCGGGCGCGTACGGCCGCTCGCGCACGCTGTGGCTGCTCGACTCGGCGGCGGCCTCGCAGCTTCCGCCCGAGCTGTATCCACCGCACGTCGCCTGA